In one Fusarium falciforme chromosome 5, complete sequence genomic region, the following are encoded:
- a CDS encoding Altered inheritance of mitochondria protein 24, mitochondrial, with protein sequence MASHYYPPPPGAAQGSPAPPPTQQQAQYAPPPTSPPANRTQFYPPPPQAQAAHAMNYPPPPQQTPSPNAPPSPYQPTPIHYPPPPQQQQQPTPSPQAQAHPQQAAHTYYPPPPTSAPAQPHQVQQQPPQPTPPQSQVQYPPPPGQQTNLAMRPAATPPVATPPAATPQAHQQHFEPPPPAAVPQAESSSYPVEKEQQPQPQQQQQPAQVAPAMTVSGAPPAGQFVGAQATSDDVGTFNGGSYRISHRDTNTILTIQLAMGCPMSAKPGAMIAMSPSVTLKGQIKFSVKKMITGGEMSSSTFVGPGEVLLAPHSLGDVTTLRLTGQEKWSVGHDAYLASTQGVIKDFKRQSISKAMFSGEGLWVYKISGTGLMWISSFGAIIKKTLVDGEKYIVDNGHLIAWNTKYVMERVASGGIISGMASAEGLVCKFTGPGTIYMQTRNSRAFAAYMGGQQYQG encoded by the exons ATGGCTTCCCACTATTATCCTC CTCCGCCCGGCGCGGCCCAGGGTTCGCCAG ctcctcctccaacacaGCAGCAAGCCCAATATGCGCCACCTCCGACCTCTCCTCCAGCGAACCGGACGCAGTTCtaccctcctccgcctcaagCGCAAGCTGCGCATGCAATGAactatcctcctcctccccagcaAACGCCATCTCCCAATGCTCCGCCATCGCCGTATCAGCCAACGCCGATACACTAcccacctcctcctcagcagcagcagcagccgacGCCTTCTCCCCAGGCGCAAGCTCACCCTCAGCAAGCAGCTCACACGTactatcctcctcctcccacctCTGCGCCGGCGCAGCCGCACCAAGTTCAGCAGCAACCTCCTCAGCCCACGCCTCCACAATCACAGGTCCAATATCCTCCCCCGCCAGGACAGCAGACCAACTTGGCCATGCGGCCCGCAGCAACTCCCCCTGTGGCAACTCCTCCTGCAGCAACTCCCCAGGCTCACCAACAGCACTTTGAACCGCCACCTCCGGCCGCTGTGCCCCAGGCCGAGAGCAGTTCATACCCAGTCGAGAAGGAGCAACAGCCAcagcctcaacaacagcagcaaccgGCGCAAGTCGCGCCAGCGATGACTGTCTCGGGAGCGCCTCCGGCGGGTCAGTTCGTAGGTGCCCAGGCCACGTCCGATGACGTCGGCACCTTCAACGGAGGTAGTTACCGAATCAGCCATCGAGATACCAACACCATCTTGACTATTCAGCTTGCCATGGGCTGTCCGATGAGTGCTAAGCCAGGCGCCATGATAGCCATGTCTCCCAGTGTCACTCTGAAGGGACAGATCAAGTTCAGCGTCAAGAAGATGATCACCGGAGGTGAGATGTCAAGCTCGACATTTGTTGGTCCTGGTGAGGTGCTCCTCGCACCGCACAGTCTCGGCGATGTCACCACGCTTCGTCTAACCGGTCAGGAGAAGTGGTCAGTCGGCCACGACGCCTATCTTGCCTCGACACAGGGTGTCATCAAGGACTTTAAGCGGCAAAGTATTAGCAAGGCCATGTTCAGTGGTGAAGGTCTGTGGGTGTACAAGATCAGTGGCACAGGTCTGATGTGGATTTCGAGTTTcggtgccatcatcaagaagacg CTTGTCGATGGCGAGAAGTACATTGTGGATAACGGCCACTTGATTGCCTGGAACACCAAGTATGTCATGGAGCGCGTGGCATCTGGTGGCATCATCAGTGGCATGGCTTCGGCGGAGGGTCTCGTCTGCAAGTTCACCGGACCCGGTACCATCTATATGCAGACTCGAAACTCG AGGGCGTTTGCTGCCTACATGGGCGGACAGCAGTATCAGGGGTAA